One region of Scomber scombrus chromosome 10, fScoSco1.1, whole genome shotgun sequence genomic DNA includes:
- the cbx5 gene encoding chromobox protein homolog 5, giving the protein MGKKSREEESSSSEEEYVVEKVLDRRVVKGRVEFFLKWKGYSDKHNTWEPEKNLDCPELISEFMKTYKKSSSSSSSGGGSSTPSSGGSKSSAGSLGRTKDSSGSKKRSSDDEEGGSKPKKKKEDDILVARGFERGLEPEKIIGATDSCGDLMFLMKWKDSDEADLVLAKEANHKCPQIVIAFYEERLTWHEDSDKKEKDAVSA; this is encoded by the exons ATGGGAAAAAAGTCCCGTGAAGAGGAATCTTCATCTTCTGAAGAGGAGTATGTTGTGGAGAAGGTGCTGGACAGGAGGGTGGTGAAAGGCCGCGTTGAGTTCTTCCTGAAGTGGAAGGGATACTCAGA TAAGCACAACACATGGGAACCAGAGAAGAATCTGGACTGCCCTGAGCTTATATCTGAATTCATGAAAACCTacaagaaaagcagcagcagcagcagcagcggtggtGGAAGCTCCACACCAAGCAGTGGGGGCAGCAAATCAAGTGCAGGCTCCCTAGGACGCACCAAAGACTCCAGTGGCTCGAAGAAGAGAAGCTCGGATGACGAAGAGGGTGGCAGTAagcccaaaaagaaaaaagag gatgacATTCTCGTTGCACGTGGATTTGAAAGAGGACTCGAGCCAGAGAAGATCATCGGAGCAACTGACTCGTGTGGTGACCTTATGTTTCTTATGAAATG GAAAGACTCTGACGAGGCTGATCTCGTGCTCGCAAAGGAGGCCAATCATAAGTGCCCACAGATTGTCATAGCCTTCTATGAGGAACGTCTCACCTGGCATGAAGACAGTGACAAGAAGGAGAAGGACGCTGTCAGTGCGTGA